In Planococcus shixiaomingii, the DNA window TGAACCGCCGTATTTTTCAGGAGCCGTGATGCCCATTAAGCCAAGATCGGCCATTTTCTTTAGAATTTCCCGCGGAAACTCGCCTGCTTCCATCCGGTCAATAAATGGTGCAATTTCTTCTTTAGCGAAATTGCGCACCATATCGCGCATCATGGTCTGTTCTTCTGTAAAACGCAAATCCATTGTTGGTCCTCCTAATTTAACTGTACTCATAGAATCCGCGTCCCGTTTTCTTGCCAAGCCATCCTGCTTTTACGTACTGGCGCAAAAGCGGACTTGGACGGTATTTGCTGTCGCCAAAGCCGTCATGAAGCACTTCCATGATGTAAAGGCATGTATCCAAACCGATAAAGTCGGCAAGTTGCAATGGCCCCATTGGATGGTTCATGCCTAAACGCATGATGTCATCAATGGCTTCTTTCGTCGCAACGCCTTCTTGCAGCGTGAAAATCGCTTCGTTGATCATCGGCATCAAGATGCGGTTGGAAACAAATCCTGGGAAGTCATTGCATTCCACCGGCGTTTTAGATAATTTCAAAGTCATTTCTTCCACTGTTTTATAAACTTCATCTGTTGTAGCAAGACCCCGAATAATTTCGACCAGTTTCATAACTGGAACCGGGTTCATGAAATGCATACCGATAACTTGTTCAGGACGGTTCGTCGCCGCCGCAATTTCAGTAATTGGCAGTGACGATGTATTCGATGCCAGGATTGCGTGCTTTGGTGCAACTTCATCAAGCGTTTTGAAAATGCTGTGTTTGATTTCCATGTTTTCAACTGCGGCTTCAATAACGATGTCCGCGTCGTGCGCATCTTTCAAATCAAGGGAAGAAGAAATACGGCCAAGAACAGCCATTTTTTCTTCTTCTGTCATGCGCCCTTTTTCAACATTTCGGGATAAGTTTTTAGTAATCGTGGCAATTCCACGGTCAAATGCTTCTTGTTTCATGTCGTTCAGTTTTACGTTAAAGCCTGCTTGTGCACAAACTTGTGCAATGCCGGAACCCATTTGGCCGGCTCCGATCACCATTACGTTTTGAATCGCCATTGTCAGTTTGCCTCCTGTTTTGGAACTTCAATCATAATAGCGTCGCCTTGTCCGCCGCCTGAACAAATCGCTGCGATGCCGACACCGCCGCCTCGGCGTTTTAATTCATACGCCAACGTTAAAATGATGCGTGAGCCGCTTGCGCCAATCGGGTGGCCAAGTGCTACCGAACCGCCGTTGACGTTCACTTTTTCTGCATCCAGTTCTGCAATTTTCGAACTTGCAAGCGCTACTGCCGCAAATGCTTCGTTTATTTCAAAAAGATCGACTTCATCTAGTGATTTTCCAGTCTTTTTCAAAAGTTCGTTGATGACGATTCCCGGCGTTTCAGGGAAACGATGAGGTTCAATCGCTATTTCCGTGTGAGCCAAAATGTGCGCAAGCGGCTGTTTGCCTTCTCTAAGTGCACGCTCTTCGCTCATCAAAACAAGTGCTACTGCTCCGTCGTTGATGCCTGGTGCATTTCCGGCAGTAATCGTGCCATCTGCTCCAAATGCCGGCTTTAGTTTTGCCAACGCATCAATTGTTGAATTCGCACGCGGCGCTTCATCAAAATCGACTGTAATTGGATCGCCTTTCTTTTGCGGAATTTCAATCGGCGCAATTTCTTCAGCAAACAGTTCTTTCGCTTTTATGGCGCGTTCATGTGAACGGGCAGACCATTCATCTTGTGCTTCCCGCGTCAATCCGAAAGTTTCAGCTGTGGCGTTGCCATAAGTCCCCATGTGGACGCGTTCGGGATGGAATGAACAAGACAGTCCGTCATGCACCATGCCATCAACTACTTGTGCATCTCCCATGCGCAGTCCCCAGCGGCCTTTTGGCAAATAATAAGGCGCGTTTGACATTGATTCCATGCCGCCTGCTACGATAACTTCTTCATCACCCAACCGGATGATTTGGTGGGCCAGTGTTACACTTCGCATTCCTGAAGCGCATACTTTATTTATTGTTTCCGATTTTACGTTGTATGGAATTCCCGCTTTTTTTGCGGCTTGGCGTGAAGGAATTTGCCCTTGGCCTGCCTGCAATACGTTCCCCATGATTACTTCTTGTACATCTTCCGGCTGGATGCCTGCACGGCTCATCGCTTCTTTGATCGCTGCTGCTCCAAGCTCGCTTGCTGATAAAGTGCTTAAGTTGCCGCCGAATTTACCGAACGCCGTACGTGCTCCGTCAAGAATTACTGTTTTTGCCATAATATTTTTCCTCCTCTTTTTTGTAAACGGTTACAATGTTGATTAAAAAAAATGAAAAGGCAGAAGAAATCGCTTCAGGCGGACGCTTTCCGCGGGCGGTCCGCGAGCCTCCTCGAAGCTACGCTTCTGTGGGGTCTCGCTTGTCCCGCTGTCCCGCTGGAGTCGCCGCCTTTCGCTCTTTCCCTAGCTAGCTTCGCTTAACAACTTTGTTGCTTTTTGCTGTTTCTGCATCGCTTCGCGCTTCGTCGCAAAACAATTCTACATAGCTTCACTTAATACATTTGCTCCTGCATCGCTTCGCTGCTTCGTCGCAAATAAATTGGCCGAATTCCTTTCGGCCAATTTATTGACTGAACGCTCGCTCGGTAAAACTGCAAAGGAAAAGGGAGCGTTATACTCCCTTTCTTTTTTATCTTATAGGTGAATCTTAACTAATATTCTGGCTTTTTGCAATTTTTTTCTTATGTTGAAGTTTATTGGACGATTGCTTCTACCAGTTCCGGCGATTGTTTGCCGAAGACCGCCATTTCCAATAGTTCTGCTACGTCGTAAGTGCCGACTGTTTCTTCAACTTCTTTTGCTTTTGTTCCATCTGACAACATCGTCAAGCAATACGGGCAGCCGGACGAAATAATTGTCGGGTTGACGACTAATGCTTGTTCAGTACGCGCTACGTTGATGCGGTGGCCTTTGTCTTCTTCCATCCACATTAAACCGCCGCCAGCTCCACAGCACATTGCATCTTGGCGGCTGCGGACCATTTCGACCAGCTCTACGCCTTCGATCGCTTTTAGTATTTCGCGTGGTGCGTCGTAAACGTCGTTGTAACGGCCAAGGTAACAAGAATCGTGGAACGTTATTTTTTCATTAACCGGGAATTGCGGTTTCAGTCTTCCGTCTTGCACAAGCTCAAACAGCATTTCCGTATGGTGATACACTTCTGCTTTGTATCCGAAATCCGGATATTCGTTTTTGAAAATGTTATAAGCGTGCGGATCGATTGTCACGATTTTGGTGATTCCCGCTTTTTCAAATTCCTGGATGTTTGCAGTCGCAAGCTCTTGGAACAAGAATTCGTTCCCTAGGCGGCGCGGCGTATCTCCGGAGTTCTTTTCTTTATTGCCTAGAATCGCGAATTTTACGCCTGCTTCGTTCATCAAACGAGCAAATGATACCGCAATTTTTTGTGAGCGGCTATCGAATGAACCCATTGACCCAACCCAGAACAGGAACTCGAATTCTTCGCCTGCTTTGTTCATTTCTTTAACTGTCGGGATGCTGACTTCAGGAGCTGCATCTCTCCAGTTTTCTTTTTCTTTGCGGTTAAGCCCCCAGGGGTTCCCCTGCTTTTCGATGTTTGTCATCGCGCGCTGTGCATCTTTATCCATTTTCCCTTCAGTCATAACAAGGTAACGGCGAAGGTCGATGATTTTATCAACGTGCTCGTTCATTACCGGGCATTGGTCTTCACAGTTGCGGCAAGTTGTGCATGCCCAAATTTCTTCTTCTGTGATGACGTCGCCGATCAGGCTTGGGCTATAAAGCTCGTCGATTGAAATGCCTTCAGCTCCAGCGGCCATTGCCAACTGGTTGCCTTTTGTATTATTGAATGCCAGTGCAGGCACCCATGGTTTTTGTTTTGTCATTACTGCGCCTGTATTTGTTAAGTTATCGCGCAGTTTCGTAATCAAGTCCATCGGCGAAAGCATTTTGCCTGTGTTGGTAGCTGGACACATATTCGTGCAGCGGCCGCATTCTACGCAAGCATAAAAGTCGATCATCTGCCCTTGGTTGAAATCGGTAATTTTCCCGACACCAAATGAAGGCATTGCCTCTTCGTCTTCTGAGTCTTCCATTTCTTCGAAGTTGATCGGTTTTAGGCGGCCAACGTGGTCCACGCGGTGGAACCATGTATTGACTGGTCCGAAAATCAAATGTGCGTGCTTTGATTGCGGGACGTAGACCAAGAATGTCAGCAAGAACAATAAATGTGCCCACCACATGACGTAGAACACTGCCGCTGCTGCTGCAACCGGCATCCATGAGAACGCTGCTGCGATTGCAGAAGCAATCGGCTCTGTCCAGGCTGCTTCATGGCCATGCCAAATCATTGCCATCCCGTTCCCTACAAGAACGGAAACCATCAAACCACCGATGAAAATCAAGACAAGGCCGGACTTCCATCCGCGCTTCAGGCGGACAAGCTTTTCAATATAGCGTCTGTAGAATGCCCAAACGACGGCTACCAAAATGACTAACGTTACAATTTCCTGGAAAAACGTGAATGCCGGGTAAAGCGGCCCAAGCGGCAAATGCGCCCCTGGAACCAAACCTTTGATGATGAAATCAATGGCACTCGCTTGGACAAGCAAAAAACCATAGAAGAACATGACGTGTATCGTTCCGCTCTTCTTGTCTTTCATCAATTTCTTCTGGCCAAAAACGTTCACCATGACTTTGCGGAGACGCTCTTTGAAGTTTTCTTCAAACTCCACTTTCTTACCAAGCTTTATGAAGTCATACCTGGTCTTCAATAAGTAAAGAAACAGGAAAACTGCGTAAGCGGTTACAGCTAAAAATAAAACCCAGTTTGCGATGAGCAATGGCTCCATTACGATATCCCCCTTGTTGTGTGTTTGTAGTTCACTAATCCCCTAAGATATGTTCCCCAAACTTCACCCGAGTATAGATGATAAGTTAATCATAAATATGAATGAGCATTCAGTCAATAGGAAAATTGAAAGGGTTTTCATCTATTCAAAAGCAAATTGGTTTGTTCGTCAAGATAAAGCTTAAAAATAATGAAGGCTTTGGAAAATAATCTGCTGGAAATGAGCTAATAAAAAATAAAGCATCACTAGAAAGAGCTGCTTCTCTTCTAGTGATGCAGTGGATAAATATGGATGCCAAAATGGCCTTTTAATGCTTCAGTATTTTCTTCCCGGACACCGATCAACACACACGTCGATGGCCCAGCTGATGCATGGACGTCGACATCAGCAACTGGGGTTATCTGTTTCCCGAATAAAAGTTCCGCTTCTTTTGCAATGCCTTTTGATCCTACTGGCCAAAGACGTTCAACCAGCCGGTTCAAACGCGCCTCATTTATTTTTTTTATATCGGCTAGCTGCTCTTTTTTCTCAAGCACGTCTTTGCCTACAAGCGGCATTCCGTAAACAAACCATTTGAGCGGTTCTGAATT includes these proteins:
- a CDS encoding 3-hydroxybutyryl-CoA dehydrogenase, coding for MAIQNVMVIGAGQMGSGIAQVCAQAGFNVKLNDMKQEAFDRGIATITKNLSRNVEKGRMTEEEKMAVLGRISSSLDLKDAHDADIVIEAAVENMEIKHSIFKTLDEVAPKHAILASNTSSLPITEIAAATNRPEQVIGMHFMNPVPVMKLVEIIRGLATTDEVYKTVEEMTLKLSKTPVECNDFPGFVSNRILMPMINEAIFTLQEGVATKEAIDDIMRLGMNHPMGPLQLADFIGLDTCLYIMEVLHDGFGDSKYRPSPLLRQYVKAGWLGKKTGRGFYEYS
- a CDS encoding acetyl-CoA C-acetyltransferase, producing the protein MAKTVILDGARTAFGKFGGNLSTLSASELGAAAIKEAMSRAGIQPEDVQEVIMGNVLQAGQGQIPSRQAAKKAGIPYNVKSETINKVCASGMRSVTLAHQIIRLGDEEVIVAGGMESMSNAPYYLPKGRWGLRMGDAQVVDGMVHDGLSCSFHPERVHMGTYGNATAETFGLTREAQDEWSARSHERAIKAKELFAEEIAPIEIPQKKGDPITVDFDEAPRANSTIDALAKLKPAFGADGTITAGNAPGINDGAVALVLMSEERALREGKQPLAHILAHTEIAIEPHRFPETPGIVINELLKKTGKSLDEVDLFEINEAFAAVALASSKIAELDAEKVNVNGGSVALGHPIGASGSRIILTLAYELKRRGGGVGIAAICSGGGQGDAIMIEVPKQEAN
- a CDS encoding (Fe-S)-binding protein; its protein translation is MEPLLIANWVLFLAVTAYAVFLFLYLLKTRYDFIKLGKKVEFEENFKERLRKVMVNVFGQKKLMKDKKSGTIHVMFFYGFLLVQASAIDFIIKGLVPGAHLPLGPLYPAFTFFQEIVTLVILVAVVWAFYRRYIEKLVRLKRGWKSGLVLIFIGGLMVSVLVGNGMAMIWHGHEAAWTEPIASAIAAAFSWMPVAAAAAVFYVMWWAHLLFLLTFLVYVPQSKHAHLIFGPVNTWFHRVDHVGRLKPINFEEMEDSEDEEAMPSFGVGKITDFNQGQMIDFYACVECGRCTNMCPATNTGKMLSPMDLITKLRDNLTNTGAVMTKQKPWVPALAFNNTKGNQLAMAAGAEGISIDELYSPSLIGDVITEEEIWACTTCRNCEDQCPVMNEHVDKIIDLRRYLVMTEGKMDKDAQRAMTNIEKQGNPWGLNRKEKENWRDAAPEVSIPTVKEMNKAGEEFEFLFWVGSMGSFDSRSQKIAVSFARLMNEAGVKFAILGNKEKNSGDTPRRLGNEFLFQELATANIQEFEKAGITKIVTIDPHAYNIFKNEYPDFGYKAEVYHHTEMLFELVQDGRLKPQFPVNEKITFHDSCYLGRYNDVYDAPREILKAIEGVELVEMVRSRQDAMCCGAGGGLMWMEEDKGHRINVARTEQALVVNPTIISSGCPYCLTMLSDGTKAKEVEETVGTYDVAELLEMAVFGKQSPELVEAIVQ